Genomic DNA from Candidatus Acidiferrales bacterium:
AGGATTTCCGCAGTTGGGCCGCAAACGCATTTTGGCTCATCGGCTATGACCCCTTCGCGAATATCAGCCAGGCTTCGCTCTCCATTCCGCCGAGTGAAGGCTTGGCGGCCGCCGATGATTTGAAGAAAGTGAAAGGCGCGCGGCTGGAAGGTGCCAGTCTGCGTTACGCGCAGGCGTACGGCGCATTCCTGGTGGATGCTCGCATGCGCGGCGCCGATTTGCAGGGCGCGGCTCTCTCGGAAGCTGACCTTCGTGGCGCTAATCTTCGTGAGGCCAATCTCGAAGGAGCCCTGCTCGATCGCGCCCAGCTTTCTCACACGAACCTGACCCTGGCCCAGCTCAATCGTGCCAGCATGTCCCGGGCGGATCTGTCCGCTGCGGACCTCACCTCAGCCCTGCTCACCAACGCGACTTTGGTGGATGCGCACATGGACGGTGCCAATCTCTACGGTGCGCTGCTTGGCCAGTCGCGTCTGGACCGCGCAAGCATGCAAAAAACTGACATCCGCGGCGCGAACCTCGAAGGCGCTGAGATGTCGCGCGTGGATCTTCGTGGCGCATACATGGGCTCGGCGAAACTTGTCGGCGCTCACTTGGAAAATGCTCAGCTCAGCGGGGCGTTTCTCGACGACGCCGATCTGCGAAACGCCGATTTCACCGGAGCAAGTTTCACCGGCGCCATTCTGAGCGGCACCATTTTCACGGGCGCAAAGCTGACCGGCGCCGATTTTCGTGGTGCGCTCCAGGTCACTCCTGCGCAGATATGCGCCGCTGGCGACCGCCGCGGCATGCTTCTCGATGACGCGCTCCAGTCCCAGGTTACGTCCCTGTGTGGCGCCGCCCAGTGACGAAAATCGATGCATGTTGTGCCCGAGAACTCTCGAAAATTGGCACCTCTCGCTTGGCTTTGCAGAGTTATTTCCACAGCGAAAAACCTTGGCACTCTACCACCTTTAAATGATTGAAATGTAAGGAAATACG
This window encodes:
- a CDS encoding pentapeptide repeat-containing protein: FYLVGPIFLLGLYIGIHMVLQRMWDVLAEVPAVFPDGKKLEDNMPRFVMALARSQLNWLTFKRSPTFLLESLLSTALAYWMIPATMLLFWARYLTVQDFRGTLLQITLIMVVALIARALQTHERSLPSRTQKRPNMILRFFHSVRNASPTAMTIISGIALLLLSLGAIRGLPHNSGRGQGWSSKDFRSWAANAFWLIGYDPFANISQASLSIPPSEGLAAADDLKKVKGARLEGASLRYAQAYGAFLVDARMRGADLQGAALSEADLRGANLREANLEGALLDRAQLSHTNLTLAQLNRASMSRADLSAADLTSALLTNATLVDAHMDGANLYGALLGQSRLDRASMQKTDIRGANLEGAEMSRVDLRGAYMGSAKLVGAHLENAQLSGAFLDDADLRNADFTGASFTGAILSGTIFTGAKLTGADFRGALQVTPAQICAAGDRRGMLLDDALQSQVTSLCGAAQ